The Planctomycetota bacterium DNA window GGATGCGGCCGTCGGGCATCAGGGCGCCGTGGCCCTCGTGGAGGGTGCTGCGGCCGATCTGGTGCGGGTTGGCGCCGTCGGCGTCCATGCGGAACAGGTTGCCCATGATGTGGCGATTGCACATGCAGTACTTGGGCTCGCGGGTAGAGGTGAAGACGATGCGGCCGTCGGACAGATAGAGCGGGTCGATGTCCGACAAGCCCGAGCCGAACGTCAACTGGCGCAAGCCCGTGCCGTCGGCGCTGATCTCGTAGATATGGTAGTCGTCCCGGATGTTGCGGCGCATGGAGAAGAGGATGCGCTTGCCGTCGAAACTGACCTCGGGGTCGCGGAGGATGCCCTCCGGGGCTTCGAGGATCGTGGTCACCCGGCCACCCGCGGCCAGGTCGAGGAGTTTCAGCGCAGCAGGACCGCAGAAACTGGCGGTGTTGATCTCGCCCGTTTGGAACATCGTCTCGGTGTTGTGGTGGTCCGCGCGGTACTGGGGACGGCAGACGTAGACGATGGGCCGGCCGCTGACGAGGGGATTGGCCAGAAGGGCCTCGCGCGCGAGGGCAGCCAGGTCGGCGTCGGCGGCCTTCTTCTCGTCAGCCGAGGCCGCGGACGAAAGGCGCCGCTCAAGGTCGTCCAGCCGCGCCAGGTACGCCCGGCCTTGAGGATAGCGCTGGCCGAAGGCGGCCTGAAGATCGAGTATGGCGGCCCGCAGACCGCCGGCGTCCTGCGCACCGGCGGGCGCGCAAAGGCCGGCGAGCAAGAACAGGAGGCACAGCCAAGGCCGCCTCATCGCAAAGGGCCCCTCTCCGCTCGCCTGTCCCCTGGAGCGGGCGAAGGGATTCGAACCCTCGACGTCCAGCTTGGGAAGCTGGCACTCTACCACTGAGTTACGCCCGCATCAATCGTCTGTTTTATTATGGAAAGGAAGCCCCGACTGTCAACGGGATTCCACGGGCAGCAGGCGCCGCCAGCCAACCCGCCGCCCGGATAGGCCAGGCCGGCAGCCCGGCCGCTGACGGCGCGCCCTTGGGGCTTGACAACAGGCTCGCCTCCCGTTAAAAACCTTGCGCCGGTCGGGGGCGTAGCTCAACTGGTTAGAGTACCGGACTGTCGATCCGGTGGTTGCGGGTTCGAATCCCGTCGCCCTCGCCAACCTAACAACTGAAGCCGCCGAGATTTAGAAGTCCCGGCGGCCTCGCTTTGTCCGGTGGCGCGCTATCGTTCCGCGAATAGGGGCGTCCTGCGGGCCGCTTATTTTTCGCTTGACCTCCCTCGTGCGTCAGGTAGAACGGTTCCCTGTCGGAGCGACTGAGCACGCGGTGGCGGTTGGGCCGGTTGTGGAAGGACCTGCCCCACTTGCCGGGTACGTTCACCTCACACTCGAAAGGAGCGGATCATGGCCAACGGGAAATTGCCGAGTTACCTCGCCTCTGCCACGCCGAATCCCGCCGCAAACCGGGCGGCGTGGTACAAGAACACCGCCCAGGTGTATGCGGGAATCATGCTCTGGTTCGTCTTCTGGCAGCAGATCCCTCTGGGGGCTGGCGCGGATGGCTACAGCAAGTTCGCTGGCGGCACATTGGCCCAGGGGCTCGGCGTGGCTCTCCTCGGCCTGATCCTGGCGGCCCTCATCTGCCACTTCCTCTTCTACCTCGTGCCGGGCATGCTGGGGATGAAGACCGGGCTGCCCCTTTACATCGTGGGCACTTCCACCTACGGCGCGCAAGGCGGGTTCCTGATGCCCGGGTTCCTGATGGGCGTGCTTCAGTTCGGCTGGCTGGCGGTGAACGCCTTCTTCGCGGGCATTCTGCTGTGTGCGCCGTTCGGCTACGGGTTCCCCTCCGTCCCGCATGCCATCGTCGCGGCGGCGTGGGTCGTGCTCGGCGCGTTCATGGGCGTTAAGGGCATCAAGTACGTGGCCAGCGTGGCCACCTATCTGCCACTCATCCCGCTGGCCATCCTGGTCATCCTGTTGGTGGCCACGATCGGCGGCCTCGGGAGTTTCGATAGCCAGGCCCTCGTCAAGGCGGGGCAGGAGTCCACGCCGGCGGCGATCGGGGTCCAGCCCCCGCTGACGACGTTCGGCATTCTGGCGCTGCTGGCGACCTACGTCGTCGGCTTCTTCGCGACGGCCGGTGCGGCGGGCGCCGACTTCGGCATGAACAACCGCAACGCCAAGGATGTGCACCTCGGCGGGCTGATAGGCGTCGCCCTCTCCACGGTGTTCGCGGGAGGCGCGGCTCTTCTCATCGTGGCCGGCGCGTACGGCAGCGGCATGTTTACGGGCGGCGCCATTATGGAGCCCCCCCGCCTCATGGGCGGCATCGTCGGCGAAAAGACCGCGGCCGTGTTCATGTATCTGCTGGCGATTGCGGCGTTTCCGCCGGCCTGCTTCTCGTCGTTCATTGCGGCCAACAGTTTCAAGACTACGCTTCCCAACGTGAAGCCCTGGATCTCTTGCGGCCTTGGGGCGCTCGTCGCCATCGTCCTGGCGGTGACCGGTTGGGCCGGCAACGCGATCGGCGTCTTCTCGATCATCGGCGCCTCGTTCGGCCCCGTTTGCGGCGCGATGATGGCCGACTACCTACTTTCGGGTCGCAAGTGGGCCGGGCCCCGGGCCGGGTTCAACCCCGCAGGCTGGATTTCGTGGGTCATCGGCTTCATCGTCGGAGCGGCCGACTTCATCCCCGGGCTCGCCGGGAAGGTCCCCTGCCCGCCTGTGGCCGCCTTCATCGTCGGCTTCGTCCTCTACGCGATCCTGGCAATGGTCGGCCTCCAGAGCAAGACCCTGCAGATGCCCGCGGCTAAAGCACCGCAGAGAGCCTGAACGACGGCTCAAGCGCCGTCTTGTGCAGACCGGAACCGGACTGTGGCTCGCCGGTCAGGCGGGCCATGGCCCCGGTAAACACCGGACCCCGACCGGGCAAATGGCCAAGGACAGTCAGGCGGGGCCGCTCAGAGCCCGGCAACGCCGGACGCGGCTTCGATGCGCGGGCTCTTGGGGCTTCAGGCCTACCGAGCATTCCCAGGGATACCGCGAAACGTCGGACGGCAAACGGGGTTGGAAAAGTGAGGCCGCCACAGACCCGGAGGGCCGGCGGCGCCGCCTTTTAATCGGGCGAGATAAACTGCTTAACACGGGCGGCCCGATATGGCATAATCCTCGGCCGAGGTGATGGGCGCAGCCGCCCGCGCAAGCCGCCGGGCGCAAGGAGGGGAACGATGGCTCGCAAGCACGGCTTGACCCGCAGGGAGTTCGTGAAAGGCGCCGCGGTCGCCGCGGTCGGCGGACCGTTGGCCCTCGCCGCCGCAGGCGGGGAAACCCCGAGCGCCCAGGCGTTCAAGACCCCGGCCGCGGCCTCTCGACCATCCTCGGGCCGCCCTGAGAATGGTCGATGGGCGGAAGCGTTCGGCTGGCGTCTCGGCATGCAGGCCTACTCCTTCAACCGCTACACGCTCTTCGAGGCGATCGAGAAGACGGCCTCGCTCGGCCTCCGTTATATCGAGGCCTATCCCGGCCAGAAGTTGAACGCGGAAAGGCCCGACGTCCGCTGGGACCATAACACGGGCCCGGAAATCCGCCAGGAGGTAAAGCGGAAACTCGAGGCGAGCGGCATCCGCCTGGTCTGTTACGGCGTCGTCGGCCTCGGCAAGGACGAGGCCGAAGCGCGCAAGATGTTCGACTTCGCCAAAGACATGGGTATCGAAACGATCGTCTCCGAGCCGCCCAGGGACGCCCTGCCGGCCCTCGACAAACTCTGCGGCGAGTATGCCATCCGCATCGCCATCCACAATCACCCGAAACCGTCGCCTTACTGGGACCCCCAGATCGTCCTCGACGCGTGCCAGGGCCTGAGCCCGCGCATCGGCGCCTGTGCCGACACCGGCCACTGGATGCGCTCCGACGTGAATCCGGTGGAGGCGCTTCGGAAACTCGAAGGCCGCATCGTCAGCCTCCACTTCAAGGACCTGAACGCGTCTGGCAAAGGCGCCCACGATGTGCCGTGGGGAACCGGCCAAGGCAACGTCCGTGCGATGCTCGAGGAACTTGCCCGCCAAAGCCTGAAGGCCGTCTTCTCCATCGAATACGAGTACAATTGGACCTCGTCGCTGCCCGAGATCGCCCAGTGCGTGGCCTATTTCGAACAGGTCGCGGGCGAACTGGCAGCGGCCTCAAACAAGAAAGGGAAAGCGCAATGACTTCAGAGAAGAAGCCGCAATCGGATTCCCGGCGAGGCCTCAGCCGGAGGGATTTTCTCACGACGACTGCCGCCGCCGGCGCGGGGTTCTGGCTCACCTCTCCCTTGCGAGCGGCCGAGCCGGCCTCGAAGAACGACGAACTCCGCGTCGCCATCATCGGGGCCGGCACCCAAGGCATGGTCCTCCTGGAGAACTGCCTGAAGATCCCGGGGGTCCGTTTTGTCGCCGTCTGCGACATCTGGCCCTACAGCCAGCGCTACGCCTCGCGCCGCCTGAAGGCCTATAAGCAGGAAGTGGCCACCTACGACGACTACCGCGAGATGCTCGACAAGGAGAAGGCCCTCGACGCGGTCATCGTCGCCACGCCCGACTGGATGCACGCCGAGCACTCCATCGCCTGCCTCCAGGCCGGCAAGCACGTGTACTGCGAAAAGGAAATGTCCAACTCCCTCGAACTGGCCAAGCAGATGGTGCTGACGGCCCGCCAGACGGGCAAACTGCTCCAGATCGGCCACCAGCGCCGCTCGAACCCGCGCTACATCTACAGCATCGAGAAGATCATCCGCGACGCCAAACTCCTCGGCCGGATCACCACCGGCTACGGCCAGTGGAACCGGGCCAAGGCGGACGACCTCCTCTGGCCCAAGGAATACGAACTCGGCGAAGCCGCGCTCCAGAAATACGGCTACGACACGATGCACCGATTCCGCAACTGGCGCTGGTACCGCAAGTACGGCGGCGGACCCATCGAGGACCTCGGAAGCCACCAGATCGACATCTTCAACTGGTTCCTCGGCACGCCGCCCAAATCCGTCATCGCCAGCGGTGGCATGGACTACT harbors:
- a CDS encoding cytosine permease, translating into MANGKLPSYLASATPNPAANRAAWYKNTAQVYAGIMLWFVFWQQIPLGAGADGYSKFAGGTLAQGLGVALLGLILAALICHFLFYLVPGMLGMKTGLPLYIVGTSTYGAQGGFLMPGFLMGVLQFGWLAVNAFFAGILLCAPFGYGFPSVPHAIVAAAWVVLGAFMGVKGIKYVASVATYLPLIPLAILVILLVATIGGLGSFDSQALVKAGQESTPAAIGVQPPLTTFGILALLATYVVGFFATAGAAGADFGMNNRNAKDVHLGGLIGVALSTVFAGGAALLIVAGAYGSGMFTGGAIMEPPRLMGGIVGEKTAAVFMYLLAIAAFPPACFSSFIAANSFKTTLPNVKPWISCGLGALVAIVLAVTGWAGNAIGVFSIIGASFGPVCGAMMADYLLSGRKWAGPRAGFNPAGWISWVIGFIVGAADFIPGLAGKVPCPPVAAFIVGFVLYAILAMVGLQSKTLQMPAAKAPQRA
- a CDS encoding TIM barrel protein; protein product: MARKHGLTRREFVKGAAVAAVGGPLALAAAGGETPSAQAFKTPAAASRPSSGRPENGRWAEAFGWRLGMQAYSFNRYTLFEAIEKTASLGLRYIEAYPGQKLNAERPDVRWDHNTGPEIRQEVKRKLEASGIRLVCYGVVGLGKDEAEARKMFDFAKDMGIETIVSEPPRDALPALDKLCGEYAIRIAIHNHPKPSPYWDPQIVLDACQGLSPRIGACADTGHWMRSDVNPVEALRKLEGRIVSLHFKDLNASGKGAHDVPWGTGQGNVRAMLEELARQSLKAVFSIEYEYNWTSSLPEIAQCVAYFEQVAGELAAASNKKGKAQ
- a CDS encoding Gfo/Idh/MocA family oxidoreductase: MTSEKKPQSDSRRGLSRRDFLTTTAAAGAGFWLTSPLRAAEPASKNDELRVAIIGAGTQGMVLLENCLKIPGVRFVAVCDIWPYSQRYASRRLKAYKQEVATYDDYREMLDKEKALDAVIVATPDWMHAEHSIACLQAGKHVYCEKEMSNSLELAKQMVLTARQTGKLLQIGHQRRSNPRYIYSIEKIIRDAKLLGRITTGYGQWNRAKADDLLWPKEYELGEAALQKYGYDTMHRFRNWRWYRKYGGGPIEDLGSHQIDIFNWFLGTPPKSVIASGGMDYYKGHEWYDNVMAIYEYDTPAGVVRAFYQVLTTTSARGYYETFMGDEGTLQISEDARKCRVFAEGHLPLGAWDEWAKKGYLIKLPVEEQEQKPKAKGEMDAITSVYKSPPQIGWLLPVEFEKSFHQAHLENFFDTVRGKAKLNCPPEVAYETAVTVLTVNDAVAAGKRVDFKPEEFKV